The Vitis riparia cultivar Riparia Gloire de Montpellier isolate 1030 chromosome 10, EGFV_Vit.rip_1.0, whole genome shotgun sequence genome includes a region encoding these proteins:
- the LOC117922941 gene encoding translation initiation factor IF-2 — MESPRFKLEPQTLSPSSSGRRSSDSNSPEFEFWMVRNPSFPQPNLLSADELFVDGVLLPLHLLHHNPDSSKPVQELNSEAPDSEPPIPDTEPEPGPGPEISSAAPASTASKRWKDIFKKGEKKSAKNGEDKEKEKKKERKSGSGASSAELNINIWPFSRSRSAGNNAVRPRMAAGGAGTRKVSSAPCSRSNSAGESKSRKWPSSPGRPGVHLGRSSPVWQVRRGGSASRSLEPLVRNAEKGSKKEGSENRRNRTPAAAPPAGIPKARVLNLNVPMCIGYRHHLSCRSDENSTIGTSHTIGSRGGGGAGASLGNGGGGSGNVGSASNLFNLRSLFTKKVY, encoded by the coding sequence ATGGAGAGCCCAAGATTCAAACTTGAACCCCAAACCCTCTCGCCCAGCAGCAGCGGCAGAAGAAGCAGCGATTCCAACTCCCCAGAGTTCGAGTTCTGGATGGTCAGAAACCCGTCTTTCCCACAACCCAATCTCCTCTCCGCCGACGAATTGTTCGTCGACGGCGTTCTCCTCCCCCTCCACCTCCTTCACCACAACCCCGACTCCTCCAAACCGGTTCAGGAACTCAACTCCGAAGCACCCGACTCAGAGCCCCCGATTCCGGACACGGAGCCGGAGCCTGGACCTGGGCCTGAGATATCAAGTGCGGCGCCGGCGTCGACGGCATCGAAACGGTGGAAGGACATTTTcaagaaaggggaaaagaaaagcGCGAAGAACGGTGAGGAtaaagagaaggagaagaagaaagagaggaaGAGTGGGAGCGGAGCGAGTTCTGCTGAGTTGAACATCAATATATGGCCGTTTTCCCGGAGCCGATCCGCCGGTAATAACGCCGTCCGGCCGAGGATGGCCGCGGGAGGCGCTGGAACTCGGAAGGTGAGTAGCGCTCCGTGTTCGAGGAGTAACTCAGCGGGCGAGTCCAAGTCCAGGAAATGGCCCAGCAGTCCAGGTCGACCCGGTGTCCACTTGGGTCGGAGCAGCCCCGTTTGGCAGGTTCGCCGCGGGGGCTCAGCTTCGAGGAGCCTCGAACCTCTGGTTCGGAATGCAGAGAAAGGATCGAAAAAAGAAGGATCCGAGAATCGCCGCAATAGAACCCCAGCCGCCGCTCCCCCCGCCGGCATACCCAAAGCTAGGGTTTTGAATTTGAACGTCCCAATGTGCATCGGCTACCGCCACCATTTGAGTTGCCGAAGCGATGAAAACAGCACCATTGGTACCAGCCACACCATCGGCAGCCGTGGCGGCGGCGGCGCTGGCGCTAGCCTGGGTAACGGCGGTGGCGGCTCCGGTAACGTTGGAAGCGCGAGTAATCTGTTTAATTTGCGCAGCCTCTTCACCAAAAAGGTGTATTAA